The stretch of DNA TGGCAGTAACATAACACATATAAAAATATTACCGAATTAAATTATGAAACTTCATTAGTCTGGAGAGGGTTCAAAACATATACGTAACGAAAAATCATTTTTTTTAGATTCAGCAGATCGCCCTATGTTCTATTTTTCTCAAGCCACTTGACGGCAAAGTCAACCACAGCACGTTGTGGCATGAGTTGGCAGTTCGCGTTGCCGACCTTGCCGTGTTGAACCACTTTTCCCGCATCAGACCGCAAAAAATCCTCACCGATTCGATCGAAATCCGAAGCATCTATATCGATATTTTCAAAAGTTGTCCATGTCCTCGAACCTGCCTCTGAGATTGGGGCACCCTCTCGGACGAGGCGTTTGGTCGGAAAGTCTGCTCGATATTCTGCGAGATGTATAGACGTGTTGTTTGAATGCCCAACACCGAGGAGCAGAACGGAACCCTGCAATTCGTAAATTCTGGCAAGTGGTGAATTTTCGCCCAAACCGAATCTTAAAGAATGATTATCTGTGACATAAAGGGCTTGAGGACCGCTCGCACAAAAGGAGCTCTGCGGATGCACACTACGAAGAACGCCTTTTTGCCTTCGGAATGTTTCCACAATTTTGCCCATCGAACGGGTCGGGGTCAAATCGGGATCGTAGGCGGGCATCGTTTCGCGTATTGTTTGCCACCACGACTCCGGCACGGGCGGGTTCTCCCATTGACTTGGGTCGCTGAGGTCAGTCGAGTGTGTTGGCATCACAAGTGTGCCAGTTTCCCCCAAGATTTCCTGAAGCGCGATAATAACGGCGACGGGACCGCCACACACCCATCCCATCGCGCTCAAGGACGAATGGACGAGTAAGACCGTCCCCTTTTTGATACCGAGTGCTTTAAAATCCGCTTGCAGCGATTCTATCGTGATAGGGGTCTTCGTCTTGTGAACCACTTGACCTTCAGGCATTATCAATCACCTCTATTTCGTTCCTATTGCAAGGACATGCGCACTCATACCGAGTATTGAGGGCTCCGCTTCGACTTTCCGAATTAAATCCAAAACCGCAGCGCGTTGCTCAGGATATGTCCAGTAGCTTTCAACAGACCTGAAAAGCCATGCCGGTCCTTCCACAGCCAGCGTTGCCTGATGCTGAAAACCGGCTTCGACCACTTCAGAACCGAGGGCTTCCGGACGGTGAAGATGCGCGTCTGTAAAGTACTTAAGGCTCTCGGTCGGGTTACGATGGTAACCCGTTTCAAGGTCGTTTTGAACGATGTCCATGTGAACAGGAGTCCTGAATCGATCCTCAAAAAAACTGTCGAGCAGAGACGCGAAGCGTGAGATACCCGCAGCAAGCATAACGCCTCCCTTTCGCAGGACACGATGTGCCTCGCCGAGGGCAAGCAGCCGTTCACTTTTATCAATCAGATGATAGAGCGGTCCCAATAACAGAACGGCATCCACTGACATTGAGGGGAACCGCAGTGCCCGCGCGTCGCCAAGTGATATGCTGGCAATCGCGTGTTCTATCTGTTGATTTGAGGCCTCTTTCGCTTGTTCAATATGTAAATCCACAGGATCCACGAGATGGACTTCATAGCCTACCTTTGCTAACCAACAGGCATAAGGACCCGAACCTCCGCCGATGTCCAAAACGACTGCTGGGGGTTCAGGTAGATAGCGTGTGATGATCTCTTGCGTCCGCGTAAATTCTATCTGTCCTTTGACAGTGTTTGTGAGTCTTTTCGACTCTTGCGTCTGTCTATAAAACGAGAGAATCTCATCTGAAAGTTGATACAACTAAGAAACCCCCTAAATCCCCCTTATCAGGGGGACTTGTAATATATATCCGAAAGCGTATTATCGGATTTGTTTCACCCATGCCCATGTTGTCGTCAGTTTATCTTCCGGGTCAACAGAAAGCGGTTCGAGATCCAAGGCGTTGGTAACATCAATGTAGTTCGGTTTTCCAAACCCACCGTCGCCATTGTTGCCGTTTTGGGTATTATCGTTGGCGTTGCCTTCATCGAAAGTGTAGTGGGCGTTTAAGCCCTCTTCATCGCCGTTGAGAACCTTCATCATGAATTCGTTGATTTCTTCTTCAGTTCGAGCGACTTCCCAAATACGGATTTCATCAATAGACCCTGTACAGAACCAACTTTTACTATCACCCACGCCGATATACAGTGAGGCATCGGTTGCGGCTAATTCCTTTGCTCCGAAAGGTGCGGCACCCTTCTCCTCCCCATCAATATATGTCCGCATCTCTTTACCGTCCCAGACTCCAGCGACATGTTGCCATTCGTTCGGCTCCAGTCCAGGGACATCCAGGATTTTCGTGCCGGGCCAAAGGACAAACCGTAATCCGTTTCCATTTTGGACAATTTCTGGAAAGATGTAATCCCGTTGGCCGCCCCAGTCCTTTGCAAGGCACTCGCCGACGGGTTTGCTCATGTTCATCCACGCCTCTATCGTTATCTCGGTTTTGGGATTTAAGCTGTCACTATTTGGGACTTCGATAGCCGTCGCGCCATCTAACTCCAGTGCCAGATTTTTCGCCCAAAGTGTACCAGATATCACCATGCCGATAATAAGGGTTATAAAGAACAAAACTTTCATGGTTTTCCTCCTGAGTCACCAATTTCGATTGTTGATTAGAGATCGTTCATTCCCGCTTTCCATTGCGGCGTGATGGCTGAACCTTGCATAGCATTTACCTTTGTGAGGCCAGATCGTCAAGCATCTGGCGGATCTTATGTTCACCACTATCAATGAACAGAGGTGCTAACGGACCTCTCCCGTGCAGCGTCTGAAGTAGGATATCAATCTGTATCATGCGCTGTTGCGGTGTGCGGCACGTGAGCCACTTTTTAACGAATTCGCGTGCGGGTCCCGGATTGCCGGTTCGGAGTGAACGGGTGCTTTTACGCCACGCCTGCCATCTAAAGGTATATTGACAGTTCGGACATTCGAGTTTCTCATCCTTCTTTTTTAAACTCTTCCGGTAATCCCGCCATCGACGTTTGTAACTGCAAACTGTACATTCAATATTCCCATGCTGATGGACTGCGATGCCTTGACACTTCGGGCATTTCAACTCAGATTCGGATCGCCGTTTTTGGGTAGTTTGATCCATCGGAGGTGGATCCGGTCTGCGGACAAGACCAAAACAGTGCGGACACGGTAAGAGGACACGGGTTCTCACGGATTGCTTATACGCTTCTTGGGACCAGGTCTTCCCGCACGTACACCGCAATACGTCGGTTTTCAGGAGTGCGGCGTGGCACGTAAAGCATCTCGGTGTATTACGGAGTGCTTGACGGCAGTCGCGCCAGAGCAATCGCTTGTCACAGTGTGGACAGCGAAACCAGTGTTCGTGCGTGCCACCTTCACCCTTACTAAAGAGCGGGTCAATGCGGCGCGTTACCTTTGTGCGACACTTCGGACACGGCACACGTCCACCTCGGTAAACGTCGGCAACTGTAGCGATGTCCGTACACCGGGCATAGAGTTCCCATCCGACATCCTGTAGCAATGTATCATCGTAGATACCGAGCCGAGCATATCGGTAGAGTCGCCGGATTTTGATGGGTTTTACACGGGGTGCCCAATCCATAGTAGTTTCTTCGTTCCTTTTCTAAGATATTCCTCCGCAATGAATGCAACGCTATTTAGATGAATGCAACTCCATAAATTCGTTGACCCCAAGTTGTGCCTGTCTGATAATGCTGCGCAAGGTGCCTCTATCCAGTTCCTTGTGATTAGGCACAACAACTTGTGCGAACGGGTTGTCACGACGCAAAATCAGGTGACTGCCATGCTGTCGCCTTACGTAAAAACCGACTTTAGCAAGCGTCTTCATACATTCTCGTCCTGAAATTCTCGGTAAACCACTCATACAGCTAACAATAATGCCTCAAAATGTTCTTCAGGGACTGGTAATCCGTCCTCTTTAAGTACAACAATATAACCCTCAATTGCCTCTCTAATGCTGCTAACCACCTGTTGTTTGGTTTCAGCTTGACTGATGCAACCGGGTAAACTGGGACATTCGGCGATCCAATAACCATCTTCGCCCGGATAAATAACTACTTGTCTCATCGTTTATCTCCAATACAACGACCTTGCTTAAGAATCAAGGTTCCGAAAAAACTAAATCTCTCTGTGCTATAAGTTACACTGGAATTTGAACAACCTCTCCGGTTTCAATACTATCGCTAATTGCCTCCAAAACACGCATGTTCTGATAGGAATCTTCGAGGCTTGCATGGGGTTGTGTCCCCGCCTGCAGCGATTCTGCCCAATGCTGCATCTCTTCGAGATAACCCGGTCTACCGATGCTATGGAATGCGGTGTTGAGGTCCCATTCCTCGGTCGGTGTGTCGGCATAGCCACCCCCCGCGTTGAGCCATGTCGGCATACGATAACGGCGCAGTCTGCGTGTCTCCAACACTTGGATTGCCTGATTGCCGGAGCCTTTGACGAAAACCATGGCTTCTAAAACCGGACCAGTGCCGAGCGTCATTGTGCCGATGCCGCCGTTCGCGTAACGAAGGTTCACGGACATTGAAACCGTACTCGATGCGGCATCAACTGTGCCTGTGGCGTAGACTTCGCTAACCTGTCCCATAAAGAAACGCATGCAGTCGGTCGGATGAATCACCTGATCGAGCATAAAGGGCCAGGCAAACGGGGATCCGGCTTCCTGAAGACGCGGGCCCGGGGCGAGGTATCGGGTATGGTATTGACAGGCTTCACCGAACGCATCTTCGTCCATCAACTGCTTGGCAATCTGGTGTGCAGGCGCATGTCGCCACATCGTGCCGACCATCCCAGTTTTACCGCTCTCAACCGACGCATCGACGAGCGTCTTCGCGCCTGCAGCCGTCGTCGCGGGCGGCTTTTCCGTGTAGATATGATAACCGCGTTGAAGACACTCAATACCGATGTCACGGTGCAGTTTGTCCTCCGGTCTACCGACGACAGCCACTGCGTAGAGGTCTTCATTTTTGAACATCTCATTGTAATCGGTATAATGACGGAGTGCCCCGAACCTTCGGGCGTTCGATGCTGCTTTCTCTTCGACGAGATCACAGGTAGCGACAAATTCAAATTCTGGCACCATCGGTATGCACTGTTGCAATTGCGATGACATGCCACCACAGCCAATAAAAGCAATTCGGATTTTATCCATTTTTTAATTTTCCTTGCGGTACAAACTATGCTATTCCTAATAGATCCGCCAACTCGTTAAAATCATTGGCGACGAGGTCAGATGGATGCGCATTTACGCCTTGCGTTCTGCCGGGTCCGTATTCCAACGGGCGCGGCACCAACGCTGTTTGAAAACCGACGGTTTGCGAGGCGCGGAGGTCGCCAGGGTGTGCGGCGACCATCATAACTTCATGCGGAGACAAACCGAGCAGCGCAGCAGCAGTTTCGTAAACTTCAGGATCAGGCTTGTAATGCCCCGTTAACTCGGCAGACAGGATACAATCCCAGGGTAGCCCCACAAATTTTGCCATATTGGTGAGCAAGGCAACGTTGCCGTTAGAGAGCGTAGCGATGATATACCGCGTGCGGAGTCGTTGCAAGCCACTGACTGCATCGGGCCACGGTTTGAGTCGATGCCAGATCCGATTCAGGTGGTCTTTATCGGCTTCGCTCAAGCCCTCGATTTTAAATTCGTCAAGGAGGCTATCCAAAATGAGTCGATGCAGGGCATCAATGTTTTGCCACGGTAATTTGCCTTGTCGAACCCTGTTCATCGCGGGCCCGTAACCGGCGCGCCATTTCAAGGCGAATTGTGCCCAATCGAGGTCAATGCCGTGAGTGTCCCCGAATTCTTTGCCTTCGGCGACAATTGAACTGTACCAGTCCACAACCGTGCCGAAGACATCAAAGGTGAGTGCCTTCACGTGGGAACGTGCGTTTTCCATGGTATTACGTTCCTTTCTGTTCTCTGAGACTTGCTAAGAGGGGAGAGGCTATTTCTGTGCTGTCTAAAGTCACATCATATATCAATCCGTTGCAATTGTCCATTGAATTATCAAAACCTTCGAGACTAAAACCTCGCCCTTTAGGGCTTACTGTTACCCATAAGTATAGGGGGTATGGAGCGTCTATCTTTTCCGTAAGTCTTCCTGTAAAAAAAAGCACTCTGGCATGAAGTCGGACGCCAGAGTGCCAAGGGAGTTTATATGTTGAAGCCTAAGAACCTCTATTAGAAGCTGGTCCTGTAAGGTGCCAAAAATTTCCGGAGTTGTCGAATCGCAGCGTTTTTGCGTGAGGCAACAGTGCCAATCGGACATTGAACGATCTCGGCAACTTCTTGGTAAGACAATCCTTGAACTTCTGTCAGCTGAAACACTAATTGATGTTCTTGCGACAGTTTGTTGATTGCAGCTTGGATTGCCTCGTAAGTCTCCTTGGCGATAAGTAACGCCTCTGGAGAATAGTTGGAGTCTGCGATAGCAACCGCAATGGGGTGAGAGTTTTCATCTTCATCGCTATAAGGGGCATCTAAAGATTCAATCTGCGGTGTTCTCTGATCCTTCGCTAACTCTTTCAAACATACGTTCTTGGCGATGTGATAAAGGAACGTTCTAAATTTCGCGATCGGGCGATACGTTGGCACACAGCGCCACACCCGTAGGAACGTTTCTTGACAGAGGTCTTCCGCAAGTGTCCGGTTTTTGACAAATCGATAGATAAAATTTAAAGTGTTTGTATAGTGACGCTCGGTTAAAATTCGGAATGCATCTCTGTTTCCGTCCTTCACAGAGAGCATCAACTGTTCGTCAGTGTGTAACATGCTTGTCTCCTCAAAAGAGGAGTTTCTCAAGCGAAGGCGCGCACCCCTCCTTCCGTTCCGTAACGGAGGATGCCTGCTTGTTCACTCCTCGGTCTATGCCTTCTCCATAATCGGGTCTTCGTCCAACAACGGCATGCAGTGGCAATTTTAAATGCCCGTGTCTTCAGGGAGATCCAATCCCCCAAAGAATTGTCACGTTCATCTCCAGCGTGAGGCATTGCCTCCGTTAAACACAAAACGTACTGACGCATTTTGAAAACTCCTTTCTAAGTTTATTCGTCAGATAGGGTAGTGTTTATACCCATTTTTCGACCATTAAAAAGATTATTTAAACTTTAACCCTTATGTTTTGAAATAATTCATTTAAAATTAAAAAAATATTCACGCCTTTAAATTTAATCCCTAAAGCCTGTGAGAATATCCGTTACATCCCTGTTGGCTGAAAGGGTTCCAAGGGCAACGATGGCTGTCCTGTGGTGATCAGTTCAGCGATAAGTTGTCCTGTAATCGGCGCGAGCAGAATACCATTTTTGAAATGTCCTGATGCCAAAACAACGTTGTCATACCCCGGTAGGTAACCGAGAAGGGGCCCCTTTTTGGCGTAAGGACGTAGACCCACCCATGTTTGCACGAAGGTGCTCTGCGCGAGTTGCGGCGCGATGGCGATTCCTGCGTCAATCATCTGCTTCGCACCGTCCACGGTTGCGGTTTTGTCATAGCCGACAAATTCCACCGTCGCTCCGAGTAGAATCTTGCCGTCGGCTCTCGGGACGATATAGATGCCGAGTCCATCGATGGTTCGCTCGAAAGGCGGCGGCATCGCTTCAACGAGGACGATCTGTCCTTTCGCAGGTTCAACATGAATCGGAACGTCAAGTTGAGCCGTAAGCGTGCCTGTCCAGCAGCCTGCGGCAATCACGAACGTGTCTGCGTAATGGGTTTCACCGTTCACGACGACACCCACGACGTGTTCCGCGCCGTCCTCCCTCACTCGGATAAAATCGGTGACAGGATTCCCCATTTGGAATTGCGCACCGAACTTCGCTGCAGCCTTGGCGAGTGCAATCACCATCTTCGGATTACGGACGTGCGCGTCTTCCGGGAAGAAAACGGCACCCGCGATAGATTTTGAGAGCGCAGGCTCCAACTGCCAGGCTTCTTCCGCCGTCAAGACTTCTGCTGTAAAACCGCGTTTCACCCGCCGATCTGCGAGACCGATTAATCCTGCCGCTTCATCTGGATTGAAGAATACCGACAGTGTCCCACATTCGATTAACTCAATATCTATCTGGGTCTCTGCTCGAAGTTCTTCCGCTAATGCAGGGTAGCGTGCAAGGCTCGCTCGACACAAGGTGGGATACGGGGCATCTGTTGAGGCGTGTGAGGTTAAAATTCCCGCACCTGCCCATGAGGCTTCTGTGCCGACAGCGGATGCTTTGTCGATGATTAACGATGTTACGTTTCGTTTAGCGAGGTCGTAAGCGATGTTGCATCCGATAATGCCCGCCCCAATAATGATGACATCGGTATGATTTCGACTCAAGTTATCCTCCACTTTCCCAGAGAATCAAACAACAACTTAAGAATAGTTTAGCACATTAGCGGACGTTTGTCAATTTCGCTTGCCGATGTCTTAAGGATATTCCAGTTCTACTGTCTATACACATTTTCGGATGCACTTTTGGCGGAATATAACGCAGGTTGCTACAGACGAGATAGACCCTGCAGTGTCCCGAAACCTGTGGACATACAAAAACACGTCAATGCTCCCAACTCTATAGTGAACCCCAACGCATACCTTGGAAAGTTGGGGTTCTGCAGTAAAGGGGTGCCAGGAACAGGATAGAGTTATATCCACCAGGCCGGGTCCTGAAAACTCTCTGAAAAAAAGGTTGACCTTCGACGGGGAATAACAGTATAATACTTCTATGCCGTACTATATCTCACAACTCGATGCACTCTTTGAAGAAGTTATGGCGGCAGAGGCACTTGATGATATTCAATGGTGAAGACGAGAAAGAAAGTGAAAGGTTTTTTATTAAATGATCCTTGGAAAAGTTACCGGGACAATCGTCGCGACGCAGAAAGATGAGAAATTAATCGGAAGCAAACTGATGGTTGTCCAAAATGTGGATCTCAACGGAGAGGTCGAGCGGATATATACCGTCGCGGTAGATGCAGTCGGGGCAGGTATCGGCGAAATCGTCCTCGTTGCTACCGGCAGTTCCGCGCGTCAGACCCAAGTAACGGGCAACAAACCGGTCGACGCTGTAATCATGGCGATTGTTGATACCGTGGAAGTTGCTGGAAAAGTCCGATACCAGAAGTAGAAACGATGCAGATCGCGATTGAACGGGCACGCGTCCGCGCGGAAACACGCCACCGTCGTGAGGCACTCCCCTCGGAAGCGCGGACACGGTGCAGCCAGCGTATCCTTGATGCCACTGCACGCTGGATACAGTGTGAGGGGTTCGACGCTGTGATGCTCTACCTGAATATGAGAAGCGAGGTTGAAACCACCGGTTTGCTTGAGAAGTTATTGGATTCAGGCAAGCAGGTATGTGCCCCTGTCGTAGATACAGAACAGATGGACCTCATCCCGCGACGGATTCAGAACCTGAAAACAGAGGTGGGGCGCCATCGTTATGGCATGTTGGAACCGAGTGAGGCATGCCCACTCTTTCCAATTGAACACCTTCAACTCATCGTTGTTCCCGGTATCGCTTTTGATCGGAATGGGTATCGCCTCGGATACGGCAAGGGTTTCTATGACCGGTTTCTCACAAGGTGTCCACACGCTGTGGCGATCGGATTGGCGTATGGGGTGCAACTTGTGGAAGATACGTTCCCACAGACGTGGGATGTACCCGTCCAGCACATTTTCACAGAAACGGGTAGGATAGGGATATAATTACTTCGCATCAACGAAGGGTCTTAATTTCTCCAGCGTCTTTGCACCGATACCCTTGACATTCTGGAGAGCATCCACACTGGCAAACGTGCCGTGTTGCTTGCGATAGTCGACGATCCGTTGTGCCATCTGTGGACCGATGTTCGGGAGGGTCTGCAGCTCTTGCGTAGAGGCGGTGTTGATGTTGAGAAGTTCGGGCTTGCTGGATGCTAACGTCTCTGTTGTTTGGCTGTGTGGACGTTCCTCGTTCGGGACGGCAATTAAATCCGGTTTTCCAAGGAACACTGCAGGCGCAAACCGCCGCACCCCCCAAAATCCGCTGCCGACTAAAATCAGTATCACCAGAAAAGTGACCGCCTTCCAATAATGGCGTTCGATGACATCCGATGTGGGCGGGGTTTCTAACCCCGAATCTTTATTCATTTCCATTTTCCTCGAGAGATAACACCTGATTTGCAGAGACGTTTTGGATTAACTGCTTTGTTCCACGCTGCCACAGCACCTCAATGCTGTCCACCCGTTCGTAATTCCCAATCCCGAAATGCAGTGTGAGGTCCTGTTGTGAAAGATAGCCGTCTCCGCTCCGCACCTCACGCGTCTGTGTGAGGGGTCCCGTCGTAATCTTAACCCGCGTCCCAATCGCATCCGTGGAACCGTGTGTCGCTGTCAATCGGAGCTGCAAATAGTTTTTTCGGTTACCACCATCGTTGCGTAAAAGGCGGGGTGCCGTGTTGGAATTGGTCACCACGATGTCGATATCACCATCTAAGTCGTAGTCTGCAAAGGTGGCACCGCGGCTGACATCCTCCAACTTCATGCCCGGACCGAGACTTTCGGAGACTTCGGTAAATGTGCCGTTCGCGTTGTTTTGAAAGAGCAGGTTGCGTTGCCCATAGGTGCCTTCCTGTCCGAGTTCAGCGAGATTCTCGTGTAGATGCCCGTTAGCAACGAAGAGGTCTTGGTATCCATCGTTGTCGTAATCGATAAAAGCCGTTGCCCAACCGAGATAGGGATAGGTGAGTTGTGCGGTTTTTGTCGTAGCCGTTGCGTCTGTGAAGAAGCCGTCTGCGTCGTTATGGTAGAGGGTATTCGTCTGTTGGGCATAATTCGTGACGGTGAGATCGAGCCAACCGTCGTTATTCCAATCGCCGAAGGCAGTGCCCATACCGTTTTCAGCGACACCGTCTTCGCTGAGGGCAACGCCGACCATGAAACCGACCTCTTCAAAAGTGCCGTCCCCAGTATTGTGATAAAATAGGTTTTCTGTGGAATCGTTAGCGACGTAGATGTCAGGCGTGCCATCGTTGTTATAGTCTCCCCAGACGACCCCTAACCCTTTGCCCGTGGTATTGTAGATACCCGCTGTTTTTGTTACGTCGGTGAACGTGCCGTCACCGTTGTTGCGATAGAGTGTATCGGATTGGGCAGTGAAGTTATCGGGTTCACAGTAGGCGCGAATCCCTTTTTCCTTGAATCCACACCACGGATTCTCATCGATGTCAAAGACGATGTAGTTGACAACATAGAGATCCAGGTTGCCGTCTCGGTCGTAGTCAGCAAAGGCGCAGCCCGTGCTCCAACGCGGCTCCGTCACACCTGCGGATTCCGCGACTTCCGTAAATGTGCCATCGCCATTATTACGGTAGAGCCGATTGATCCCGTAGTTTGTGACGTAAAGATCCAGGTTCCCGTCGTTATCATAGTCGCCCACGGCACATCCGTGTCCGTAACCGGTATCCCCGACGCCGGCTTTTTCGGTAACATCTGTGAACGTGCCATCGCCGTTATTTTGATAGAGACAATTGGTCGGGATCTCTTGTGAGACGTAACCGGGGAGGGGTGCGCTGTTAACGAAATATAGATCGGGGTCTCCGTCCTTGTCGTAGTCAAAGAAAGCGGCACCGGAACCGAGCGTCTCCATGAAATACTTCTGTCCGCTCCGTCCGTCGACGTGTTTCCAACGGATACCCGCTTCCTGCGTTACATCAACGAATTGAATGTGAGTATCGGCGTTCACAGGGCGGATAGGGACCCCTTGTGCGACAATTGCGATTCCGATGAGAATTAAAATGCCTATACTCTTACTTCGTCTTTTCATTGGCCTCCTTCATCTTTGCCAAGGTCTGTCGAAAAGCATCGTTTTCGGGTTCCATTTCAATGGCGGTCTGAATCGCTTTCAGTGCTTTTTGATGCGCCCCTGCCTGAAAGTAAGCTAAGGCAAGGGTCTGTAGGTATTGTGGGATCGGGGCTAAACGGACAGCCTTCTCAGCCAAAGCGATGGTTTCTTGGATTTTAGCCGCTCTTTGCCCTGTCGGTAGGGACTGGGTTCCGCTGCTGGAGGCATCTTCAAGATAAAGCCGTGCCAATCCGTTTAGGGCGTAATGTGCGTCTGCGTCTAACTTTAAAGCGTTCTGATACGCGGCGCGTGCGTCCTCAAATTTGCCGCGACGGTGCTGGATGACAGCGATCCCGACCTGGGCATGCACCAATGAAGCGTCATAGACTACGGCTGTTTTGTATTCAGCAAGTGCGTCCTCAAACCTGTCTTGCACATAATAGACTGCCCCCAATCCAGCGTGCAGGGCGGCTTGCTCTGGCGCAACCGCAATTGCGCTGAGATAGGCGTTTTCTGCTTCGCTCAACCTGCCTTTGCGGAAGTAGAGTTTGCCGAGTTTATAGTGTGCCGCGGCGTATTCTGGCTGAAGTTTGACTGCTGCCTCATACGCTTCGAGTGCCTTATCGAATTTCCCATGCTTTTCGTAAGTGCGTCCGAGTTGATACTGTTTGCGCGGGTTGCTCGGTTCCAGGAGAATCGCGCGCTCGCGGGTGTCAATCTCTTGGGCAATTGCGTTTAGACGCCGATAGGTTTCCATGGCGCGTTTGCCTTCCGCCGACTGCTTTAATCGGAACAGTGCCTGCGCGAGGTTATAATACGCCCCGATATGGTCGGGTTGTTGTGCGATGACCCTGCGGTATAAGTCAGCAGCGCGCTGGAATGCACGTTGTTTTGATGCGATTAAACCCAGACTATAGGAAGCCGCCGTAAAATTAGGGTCCAGACGAATCGCCTTCTCTAACAGTGGACGTGCTTTGTCCAGTTCTCCCTGCTTTTGATAAATGGCACCTAAGTTCCCGTTTGCCATCGAAAGTTCAGGGTTCACGGCTAACGCCGATTCGTAATAACGAATTGCCTGTTCCTGTTGTTTGACGGCTTCATAGCAGGAGGCGAGATTCGTCATGGCTTCCGCGAGTTTCGGTGAAAGGTCAAGCGTCCGCTGGTAGACTTCTATGGCTTCTGCAAACCGCGAGGCTTTCTGATAAGCCGTTGCGAGTCCAACCTGTATTTGGAGGGAGGCTGGGTGGTTTCGGCTGAGTTTTCCATAGAGGTCAATTGCTGCGTCATTGCGCCCGGTTCTTGTGTAGAGCAAAGCGAGATTTGCTTCGGCTTGTAGCAGTCCTGGCGCGATATCCAGTGCCTGTTTGAGAACGCCTTCCGCTTCAGCGAATTGACCAAGCTGAATGTAAACGGTTCCGAGTCCAGCGTATGCTTGCGCAGAGGCAGGGTCGCCTTGGATGGCGTGCTGAAAGTATCGGAGTGCTTGTGTATATTGTCCGCGCTGCGCGGCCTGCATACCACGTCCGTAAAGCTCTTGGGGTGTTTGTGCGGCAGCATTCCCCGCAAGGCTGACCAAAACCACTATGAGAAAGGCAAGGAACGATGCTCCCTTGTTCGACATGACGGTCTATCCTCCGTTGCTAATTTTAGTCTGGAACAGTCCTTCATGTCAAGTGTTTCTTGCGTTTCAATCGAAATACT from Candidatus Poribacteria bacterium encodes:
- a CDS encoding type II toxin-antitoxin system HicA family toxin, with amino-acid sequence MSGLPRISGRECMKTLAKVGFYVRRQHGSHLILRRDNPFAQVVVPNHKELDRGTLRSIIRQAQLGVNEFMELHSSK
- a CDS encoding haloacid dehalogenase type II: MENARSHVKALTFDVFGTVVDWYSSIVAEGKEFGDTHGIDLDWAQFALKWRAGYGPAMNRVRQGKLPWQNIDALHRLILDSLLDEFKIEGLSEADKDHLNRIWHRLKPWPDAVSGLQRLRTRYIIATLSNGNVALLTNMAKFVGLPWDCILSAELTGHYKPDPEVYETAAALLGLSPHEVMMVAAHPGDLRASQTVGFQTALVPRPLEYGPGRTQGVNAHPSDLVANDFNELADLLGIA
- a CDS encoding LamG domain-containing protein, producing MKVLFFITLIIGMVISGTLWAKNLALELDGATAIEVPNSDSLNPKTEITIEAWMNMSKPVGECLAKDWGGQRDYIFPEIVQNGNGLRFVLWPGTKILDVPGLEPNEWQHVAGVWDGKEMRTYIDGEEKGAAPFGAKELAATDASLYIGVGDSKSWFCTGSIDEIRIWEVARTEEEINEFMMKVLNGDEEGLNAHYTFDEGNANDNTQNGNNGDGGFGKPNYIDVTNALDLEPLSVDPEDKLTTTWAWVKQIR
- a CDS encoding class I SAM-dependent methyltransferase, with the translated sequence MYQLSDEILSFYRQTQESKRLTNTVKGQIEFTRTQEIITRYLPEPPAVVLDIGGGSGPYACWLAKVGYEVHLVDPVDLHIEQAKEASNQQIEHAIASISLGDARALRFPSMSVDAVLLLGPLYHLIDKSERLLALGEAHRVLRKGGVMLAAGISRFASLLDSFFEDRFRTPVHMDIVQNDLETGYHRNPTESLKYFTDAHLHRPEALGSEVVEAGFQHQATLAVEGPAWLFRSVESYWTYPEQRAAVLDLIRKVEAEPSILGMSAHVLAIGTK
- a CDS encoding AAC(3) family N-acetyltransferase translates to MPEGQVVHKTKTPITIESLQADFKALGIKKGTVLLVHSSLSAMGWVCGGPVAVIIALQEILGETGTLVMPTHSTDLSDPSQWENPPVPESWWQTIRETMPAYDPDLTPTRSMGKIVETFRRQKGVLRSVHPQSSFCASGPQALYVTDNHSLRFGLGENSPLARIYELQGSVLLLGVGHSNNTSIHLAEYRADFPTKRLVREGAPISEAGSRTWTTFENIDIDASDFDRIGEDFLRSDAGKVVQHGKVGNANCQLMPQRAVVDFAVKWLEKNRT
- a CDS encoding type II toxin-antitoxin system HicB family antitoxin, which encodes MRQVVIYPGEDGYWIAECPSLPGCISQAETKQQVVSSIREAIEGYIVVLKEDGLPVPEEHFEALLLAV
- a CDS encoding sigma-70 family RNA polymerase sigma factor — its product is MLHTDEQLMLSVKDGNRDAFRILTERHYTNTLNFIYRFVKNRTLAEDLCQETFLRVWRCVPTYRPIAKFRTFLYHIAKNVCLKELAKDQRTPQIESLDAPYSDEDENSHPIAVAIADSNYSPEALLIAKETYEAIQAAINKLSQEHQLVFQLTEVQGLSYQEVAEIVQCPIGTVASRKNAAIRQLRKFLAPYRTSF
- a CDS encoding Gfo/Idh/MocA family oxidoreductase, with protein sequence MDKIRIAFIGCGGMSSQLQQCIPMVPEFEFVATCDLVEEKAASNARRFGALRHYTDYNEMFKNEDLYAVAVVGRPEDKLHRDIGIECLQRGYHIYTEKPPATTAAGAKTLVDASVESGKTGMVGTMWRHAPAHQIAKQLMDEDAFGEACQYHTRYLAPGPRLQEAGSPFAWPFMLDQVIHPTDCMRFFMGQVSEVYATGTVDAASSTVSMSVNLRYANGGIGTMTLGTGPVLEAMVFVKGSGNQAIQVLETRRLRRYRMPTWLNAGGGYADTPTEEWDLNTAFHSIGRPGYLEEMQHWAESLQAGTQPHASLEDSYQNMRVLEAISDSIETGEVVQIPV